Proteins from one Phoenix dactylifera cultivar Barhee BC4 unplaced genomic scaffold, palm_55x_up_171113_PBpolish2nd_filt_p 000432F, whole genome shotgun sequence genomic window:
- the LOC103721576 gene encoding probable leucine-rich repeat receptor-like protein kinase At1g35710 has translation MESSVPLYSSSYLFLLLLPSLSLLLPPPQATASPLSETTALLHWKSTLQDPSRALRSWAALHNSTTTSPCSWLGITCTSSRITKLSLPRAGLVGTLDALDFSALPSLAVLNLRRNFLAGAIPAAVANLSGLVSLDLSHNRLSGGLPASLATLSLLVKLDLSANELTGEIIPALFANWTRLTSLQLQQNQLTGNIPTEIRHLSNLRILRLFDNQLRGSIPRELGDLRSLVQLDLNSNNLTGSIPRSLGNLTRLAILRLSYNQISGNLPHELGNLSNLGVLSLFTNQLSGPIPHEIGGLQSLELLGLSQNRLTGPIPPSIGNLSQLFILYVNQNQISGGLPPELGKLANLENVYFAYNLLTGSIPSSLGNLTQLNLLYLLFNQLTGPIPHELGKLENLEVLMLANNSLTGSIPSSFQKLTQLQVLYVGMNQISGSIPSYLGNLTTLQSLSFYGNQISGTIPHELGNLVNLTDLIVSSNQISGSIPTSLCNLTRLSYLEVFENQLSGPLPREMANLTSMVNLQLGYNNFSGSLPSDLFKGGQLQWLSMINSQFEGPVPQSLRNCTRLVRIELEGNQLTGDISQVFGVYLDLDLIDLSYNRFYGELSANWGACRNLTTLHMSGNMIGGKIPPELGRLPHLASLDVSSNQLFGEIPRELLRLALLELNLSNNQLSGVIPLEIGNLYSMTALDLSMNSFTGAIPKQLGGCTRLRILKLSMNGLNGSLPLEVGNLVNLQEMLDLSHNSLAGVIPQQFGKLVMLENLNLSHNQLSGSIPSSFEGMLSLSSLDLSYNDLEGPLPKDRFFDQNARAEWFQHNKGLCGDLHGLPPCPSSISQHHHPRNARKLILSIVFPTIAVLLLLVTFVVFLFLRGAKPMKEEEREVPVKNLFSILNFDGEAVREQFDGKAIYEEIIVVTENFDEKYCIGTGGYGSVYKARLRTGQVVAVKKLHPSEEVGDERGFQNEIQALTEIRHRNIVKLYGFCSHARCMFLIYEYMERGNMSATLSSQEAAMELDWNRRVNIVKDVAHALSYMHHDCTPPIVHRDISSKNILLDSDFNAYISDFGIARILKPDSSNWSAHAGTLGYMAPEISYTMKVTEKYDMYSFGVVILEVIQGRHPSDLMSSLLSHGQNMLLKDVLDQRISLPTLQVANDVILLAKVALACIRPNPDARPTMKHVSQLFTSNKDQSLSDYFHTIKLHQLMNLQV, from the exons ATGGAATCCTCGGTCCCCTTGTACTCATCATCCTATCTTTTTCTCCTACTACTCCcatccctctccctcctccttcctcctccacaAGCAACAGCTTCTCCACTATCCGAGACCACAGCTCTCCTCCACTGgaaatccactctccaagaccccTCACGAGCTCTCCGCTCATGGGCCGCCCTCCACAACTCCACCACCACCTCCCCATGCTCATGGCTCGGCATCACATGCACCAGCTCCCGCATCACCAAGCTCAGCCTCCCGCGAGCCGGCCTTGTCGGCACCCTCGACGCCCTCGATTTCTCTGCCCTTCCCTCCCTCGCCGTGCTCAACCTCCGTCGCAACTTCCTCGCCGGCGCCATCCCTGCGGCCGTCGCCAACCTCTCGGGCCTCGTGTCGCTCGACCTCTCCCACAATCGCCTCTCTGGCGGCCTCCCCGCCTCGctcgccaccctctccctcctcgtAAAACTCGACCTCTCTGCTAACGAGCTCACCGGAGAAATCATTCCAGCCCTCTTCGCCAATTGGACTAGACTCACCTCCCTTCAACTCCAACAAAATCAGCTCACTGGAAACATCCCGACCGAAATCCGCCATCTTTCTAATCTCCGTATCCTTCGTCTATTTGACAACCAACTACGTGGCTCCATACCTCGTGAACTAGGCGATCTCAGGAGTTTGGTCCAACTAGATTTGAATTCCAACAACCTCACCGGCTCCATTCCTCGATCCCTAGGCAACCTAACAAGGCTGGCCATACTGCGTCTCTCTTATAACCAAATCTCCGGCAACCTTCCTCATGAACTTGGCAACTTGTCCAACCTTGGCGTCTTGTCCCTGTTCACAAACCAGCTCTCCGGACCCATCCCTCATGAGATAGGGGGCCTCCAAAGCCTCGAGCTGCTTGGCCTAAGCCAAAACAGACTCACCGGTCCCATTCCGCCGTCGATCGGCAATCTGAGCCAGCTGTTCATTTTGTATGTAAACCAAAACCAAATCTCCGGTGGGCTTCCACCAGAGCTGGGAAAGCTTGCGAATTTAGAAAACGTGTATTTCGCATATAATCTTCTGACGGGTTCCATTCCTTCTAGCTTAGGAAACTTGACCCAGCTAAACCTCTTGTACCTCCTCTTCAATCAATTAACTGGTCCCATCCCCCATGAGTTAGGGAAGCTGGAGAACCTGGAGGTCCTGATGCTCGCCAACAACTCTCTGACGGGCTCCATTCCTTCCAGTTTCCAAAAGTTGACCCAGCTACAAGTTCTGTACGTCGGCATGAACCAGATATCTGGGTCCATCCCTTCTTATCTCGGAAACCTGACCACGCTCCAATCCTTGTCTTTTTACGGCAATCAGATCTCAGGAACCATCCCACATGAACTAGGAAATCTAGTGAACTTGACTGATCTGATAGTTTCCAGCAACCAGATCTCGGGTTCGATCCCGACATCTTTATGCAACTTGACTCGCCTATCATACCTCGAGGtcttcgaaaatcaattatccgGTCCTTTGCCGCGAGAAATGGCTAATCTCACGAGCATGGTGAACCTTCAATTAGGTTACAACAATTTTTCTGGCTCCCTACCTTCAGATTTATTCAAAGGAGGACAGCTTCAGTGGCTTTCCATGATCAATTCCCAGTTCGAGGGCCCAGTGCCACAAAGCTTGCGAAACTGTACTCGGTTAGTAAGGATCGAACTTGAGGGAAACCAGTTGACAGGGGATATCTCCCAAGTCTTTGGGGTGTATCTAGATCTGGACCTCATAGATCTAAGCTACAATAGATTCTACGGCGAGCTCTCGGCAAACTGGGGAGCATGCCGTAATCTGACCACCTTACACATGTCGGGGAACATGATCGGCGGGAAGATACCACCTGAACTTGGTAGATTGCCTCACCTTGCATCGCTTGACGTCTCTTCCAATCAGCTATTCGGAGAGATTCCAAGGGAATTGCTTCGTTTGGCTTTGCTCGAGCTGAATTTAAGCAACAACCAGCTCTCAGGAGTGATACCTTTGGAAATTGGTAATCTGTACAGTATGACCGCTCTTGATCTCTCAATGAACAGCTTCACCGGCGCGATACCGAAACAGTTGGGAGGCTGCACCCGGCTGCGAATCTTGAAGTTGAGCATGAATGGCTTGAATGGAAGCCTGccactcgaggtcgggaatcttGTAAACCTACAAGAAATGCTTGATCTCAGTCATAACTCGCTCGCCGGAGTCATCCCGCAACAATTTGGCAAGCTGGTGATGCTAGAAAACCTAAACCTCTCGCACAATCAGCTGTCGGGCTCCATTCCATCATCTTTCGAAGGCATGCTCAGCTTGTCGTCGCTCGACTTATCGTACAATGATTTGGAGGGTCCGCTGCCTAAAGATCGATTCTTTGATCAGAATGCTCGAGCAGAGTGGTTTCAACACAATAAAGGTTTGTGCGGCGATTTGCATGGTTTGCCTCCATGCCCGTCATCTATCAGCCAACATCATCATCCAAGGAATGCTCGCAAGCTGATTCTTTCGATTGTTTTCCCCACTATTGCCGTGCTTCTGCTTTTGGTTACATTCGTAGTCTTCCTGTTTCTTAGGGGAGCAAAGCCtatgaaggaggaggagagggaagtCCCAGTCAAGAATCTATTCTCGATACTGAATTTTGATGGGGAGGCTGTACGCGAACAATTTGATGGGAAGGCTATCTATGAAGAAATTATTGTTGTCACGGAAAACTTTGATGAGAAATACTGCATCGGGACGGGAGGATATGGCAGTGTCTACAAGGCACGGCTTCGAACGGGTCAGGTAGTAGCTGTGAAGAAGCTTCATCCATCGGAAGAAGTAGGTGATGAAAGAGGCTTTCAGAATGAGATCCAAGCATTAACCGAGATACGCCATCGTAACATAGTGAAGTTGTATGGGTTCTGCTCCCATGCTCGATGCATGTTTCTCATTTATGAGTACATGGAAAGGGGAAATATGTCGGCCACCTTAAGCAGCCAAGAGGCAGCCATGGAGTTGGATTGGAATAGGAGAGTAAATATCGTTAAAGATGTGGCACATGCTTTATCCTATATGCACCATGATTGCACTCCTCCAATTGTGCATAGGGACATATCGAGCAAGAATATCTTGTTAGATTCCGACTTTAATGCTTATATTTCAGACTTTGGAATAGCAAGAATTCTGAAACCCGATTCGTCAAATTGGAGCGCCCATGCAGGCACACTTGGATATATGGCACCAG AGATTTCGTATACAATGAAGGTCACCGAGAAATACGATATGTACAGTTTTGGTGTGGTGATACTAGAAGTAATACAAGGAAGGCATCCAAGTGACCTTATGTCCTCGCTATTATCGCATGGCCAGAACATGCTTCTTAAGGATGTGCTGGACCAACGCATCTCACTTCCCACGCTTCAAGTTGCAAATGACGTGATACTACTAGCTAAGGTAGCACTTGCATGCATACGTCCTAATCCGGATGCTCGACCAACAATGAAACATGTGTCCCAGTTATTCACTTCTAACAAAGATCAGAGTTTGTCAGACTATTTTCATACAATTAAACTACATCAATTAATGAATTTACAAGTGTAG
- the LOC103721577 gene encoding GDSL esterase/lipase At5g33370-like has translation MDAYFLLAFFLFGLTTLGTLSTTMEARAFFVFGDSLVDNGNNNYLATTARADSPPYGIDYPTHQPTGRFSNGLNIPDIISEHLGAEPTLPYLSPELRGGKLLVGANFASAGVGILNDTGIQFVNIIRISEQLLYFEQYQQSLSSLVGRAQTKRLVNQALVLISLGGNDFVNNYFLVPFSVRSIEFALPDYVYYLISEYKKILARLYELGARRVLVTGTGPLGCAPAELAQRSLNGDCDPELLGAADQFNSLLLQTLKELNNHFGSDIFISANAFRTHMDFISDPEAYGFVTSKVACCGQGPYNGLGLCTVASNLCANRNLYAFWDAFHPTEIGNRIIVSQFMIGSAEYMHPMNLSTILAMDAGT, from the exons ATGGATGCCTATTTCCTTCTTGCCTTCTTTCTGTTTGGCCTTACAACTTTAGGAACTCTTTCAACAACAATGGAGGCCCGAGCCTTCTTTGTTTTTGGTGATTCTCTTGTTGACAATGGCAATAACAACTACTTGGCAACCACAGCTCGTGCCGACTCGCCTCCTTATGGGATCGATTACCCGACTCACCAACCCACAGGCAGATTCTCTAATGGGCTCAACATCCCTGACATTATCA GTGAGCACCTTGGGGCCGAACCTACATTGCCTTACCTCAGCCCTGAGCTCCGAGGAGGAAAACTACTTGTCGGTGCCAACTTTGCGTCAGCAGGGGTTGGAATTCTCAATGATACTGGAATTCAATTT GTAAACATTATTAGAATCAGCGAGCAGCTGCTATACTTTGAGCAGTACCAGCAGAGTTTAAGCTCGCTTGTAGGACGGGCTCAGACGAAGCGGCTTGTGAACCAAGCTCTTGTCCTCATCAGTCTTGGAGGCAATGACTTTGTTAACAACTATTTCTTGGTGCCATTTTCTGTACGATCTATCGAGTTTGCGCTTCCTGACTATGTTTACTATTTAATCTCTGAATACAAGAAAATCCTTGCG AGGCTATATGAATTAGGTGCCCGTCGAGTCCTGGTCACCGGAACTGGTCCTCTTGGCTGTGCCCCGGCAGAGCTCGCTCAAAGAAGTCTGAATGGTGATTGTGACCCTGAACTGCTGGGGGCTGCGGACCAATTCAATTCCCTGCTGCTCCAAACTTTGAAAGAACTAAACAACCACTTTGGATCAGACATCTTTATCTCTGCCAATGCTTTCAGGACGCATATGGACTTCATATCAGATCCAGAGGCGTATG gTTTTGTCACATCAAAAGTTGCATGCTGCGGGCAAGGACCTTACAATGGGCTTGGGCTATGTACCGTGGCATCAAACTTATGTGCCAACCGCAACTTGTATGCATTTTGGGATGCATTCCATCCCACAGAGATAGGAAACCGGATCATTGTGAGCCAGTTCATGATTGGTTCCGCCGAGTACATGCACCCCATGAACTTGAGCACCATTCTAGCCATGGATGCAGGAACTTAG